Proteins from one Malania oleifera isolate guangnan ecotype guangnan chromosome 4, ASM2987363v1, whole genome shotgun sequence genomic window:
- the LOC131152971 gene encoding thioredoxin F2, chloroplastic-like, protein MALQLSLSSAPALRSPSSAFAPPVNLSSDLLRCSGALRPTPKTSVGGVNRRRENAGVWVVRGSLDTAIPVVGRVTEVTKDTFWPLVKAAADKSVVLDMYTQWCGPCKVIAPKFQELSEKYLDVLFLKLDCNQENKALAKELGIKVVPTFKILKDSKIVKEVTGAKLDDLVAAIEAVRSS, encoded by the exons ATGGCTCtgcagctctctctctcctctgctCCGGCTCTACGGTCCCCGTCGTCGGCGTTCGCGCCACCGGTGAATTTATCCTCGGACCTGTTGCGGTGCTCAGGGGCTCTGAGGCCGACGCCGAAGACCAGTGTTGGGGGGGTCAACAGGAGGAGAGAGAATGCTGGGGTTTGGGTGGTCAGGGGGAGCCTTGACACTGCAATCCCTGTGGTTGGCCGAGTGACGGAGGTCACCAAGGACACCTTCTGGCCTCTCGTTAAAGCTGCCGCCGACAAGTCGGTCGTTCTCGATATGTACACTcaatg GTGTGGTCCTTGTAAAGTGATTGCCCCAAAATTTCAAGAGCTCTCTGAAAAATATCTGGATGTCCTCTTTCTAAAGCTTGATTGCAACCAAGAAAACAAG GCCTTAGCAAAGGAGCTAGGGATAAAAGTGGTTCCTACCTTCAAGATTCTTAAAGACTCTAAGATTGTAAAAGAAGTCACGGGGGCCAAACTTGATGATTTAGTTGCGGCCATTGAGGCTGTTAGATCTagttga